A genomic segment from Polyangium mundeleinium encodes:
- a CDS encoding VOC family protein, with protein MTTTRSRKLFVNIAVKDLKRSVEFFTKLGFTFNPHFTDETATCMIVSEEAYFMLLVESKFKEFTKRQICDTSTATEGLYCLSCESRDEVDQMVKTAVENGGSRAMPAMDLGFMYNGSFYDIDGHHWEVMWMDPAAVQK; from the coding sequence ATGACCACGACCCGTTCCCGCAAGCTCTTCGTCAACATCGCCGTCAAGGACCTGAAGCGCTCGGTCGAGTTCTTCACGAAGCTCGGCTTCACGTTCAACCCGCATTTCACCGATGAAACCGCGACGTGTATGATCGTGAGCGAGGAGGCGTACTTCATGCTCCTCGTCGAGTCGAAGTTCAAGGAGTTCACGAAGAGGCAGATCTGCGACACGAGCACGGCCACCGAGGGCCTCTATTGCCTCTCGTGTGAGAGCCGCGACGAGGTCGACCAGATGGTGAAGACCGCGGTCGAGAATGGCGGGTCACGCGCGATGCCCGCCATGGATCTCGGCTTCATGTACAACGGCAGCTTCTACGACATCGACGGCCACCACTGGGAAGTCATGTGGATGGATCCGGCCGCGGTCCAGAAGTGA
- a CDS encoding HAD domain-containing protein, with the protein MKIVFLDFDGVLNHYLMLLHEDRDTRKQFSPPAVERLNTIVKRTGARVVVSSTWREWNTVDRLRTLLAEEGFVGEVLDHTPILHPRTKRFPDPNPGQTRCMEIMQWIDARPERPERFVALDDLDLELLAAYHVKTESDMGLLDEHVELSVDLLGETP; encoded by the coding sequence ATGAAGATCGTGTTTCTGGACTTCGACGGCGTGCTGAACCATTACCTCATGCTCCTGCACGAGGACCGCGACACGCGGAAACAGTTCAGCCCGCCGGCCGTCGAGCGGCTCAACACGATCGTGAAGCGCACGGGCGCGCGGGTCGTGGTCAGCTCGACCTGGCGGGAGTGGAACACGGTCGACAGGCTGCGGACGTTGCTCGCCGAGGAAGGATTCGTGGGCGAGGTCCTCGATCACACGCCCATCCTGCACCCGAGGACGAAGCGCTTTCCCGACCCGAACCCCGGCCAGACCCGGTGCATGGAAATCATGCAATGGATCGACGCCCGGCCCGAGCGGCCCGAGCGTTTCGTGGCCCTCGACGATCTCGACCTCGAGCTGCTCGCCGCCTACCACGTGAAGACGGAGTCGGATATGGGGCTGCTCGACGAGCACGTGGAGCTTTCGGTCGACCTTCTTGGAGAAACCCCCTAA
- a CDS encoding DUF488 domain-containing protein, which yields MAHRATRTAGSETLGRSAARLPLKTKRWNEPVEPDDGLRVLVCRFRPRGVRKEDETWDLWAKNLGPSRELLAAFQGKSGPPLPWKDFARQYRAEMKAERDLIRSLAERLRLGERMTLLCSSSCVDPGRCHRTLLAGLLEHDAAARA from the coding sequence ATGGCGCATCGAGCGACGAGGACGGCGGGTTCTGAGACGCTCGGCCGCTCGGCCGCGCGCCTGCCCCTGAAGACGAAGCGCTGGAACGAGCCCGTCGAGCCGGACGACGGGCTGCGTGTCCTCGTGTGCCGCTTTCGCCCGCGTGGCGTGCGCAAGGAGGACGAGACCTGGGATCTCTGGGCGAAGAACCTGGGCCCGAGCCGCGAGCTACTCGCCGCGTTCCAGGGCAAGAGCGGCCCGCCGCTTCCGTGGAAGGACTTTGCGCGGCAGTACCGGGCCGAAATGAAGGCCGAGCGCGACCTCATCCGCTCGCTCGCCGAGCGCCTCCGCCTCGGGGAGCGGATGACCTTGCTTTGCTCGTCGTCGTGCGTCGATCCGGGTCGATGTCACCGGACGTTGCTCGCCGGGCTCCTGGAGCACGACGCGGCCGCGAGGGCCTGA
- a CDS encoding cytochrome P450 — protein sequence MEERINVLSPSFRANPYPRYAAMRTSSPVCQVDPGGMWAVSRWDDVLFVLKNPALFSSQGFKAALEPPWIGYNPLVHSMVALDPPAHTRLRGLVTRAFGGGATRRLAPKVERRAEELAGKLVGDVDFVEAFAIPLPAFVIGEILGLDSSLHVHFKRWADEIVAITPEPSSAEHAAQVRTTIAELSGYLRQVVAARRQAPADDTVSDLIHAEVDGHSLTEEEILDFLVMLLLAGLETTTHLLGSSMLFLATHPALWEKLRGDPALASPFVEEMLRYDGPAHALPRITTAEVTLAGMTIPPGSLVLVLLASANRDEHHYADPDRFDLDRAAQGSLPFGHGIHACIGALLARMEVRTALEVLTRRFRRVELGAGEIRYNRTILVRGPVALPLRFS from the coding sequence ATGGAAGAACGAATCAATGTCCTTTCGCCCTCGTTTCGGGCGAATCCGTACCCTCGTTACGCTGCGATGCGGACGTCCTCCCCCGTGTGCCAGGTCGATCCCGGCGGCATGTGGGCCGTGAGCCGCTGGGACGATGTCCTCTTCGTCCTGAAGAACCCGGCGCTCTTCTCCTCGCAAGGCTTCAAGGCGGCCCTGGAGCCCCCGTGGATCGGGTACAACCCGCTCGTTCATTCGATGGTTGCGCTCGATCCGCCGGCGCACACGCGGCTCCGCGGCCTCGTCACCCGGGCGTTCGGCGGGGGCGCCACGCGCCGCCTCGCGCCGAAGGTCGAACGCCGCGCGGAAGAGCTCGCGGGGAAGCTCGTGGGGGATGTCGATTTCGTCGAGGCCTTCGCGATCCCGCTGCCGGCGTTCGTGATCGGCGAGATCCTCGGCCTCGATTCCTCGCTGCACGTGCATTTCAAGCGCTGGGCCGACGAGATCGTCGCGATCACGCCCGAGCCTTCGAGCGCCGAGCACGCCGCGCAGGTGCGGACCACGATCGCCGAGCTTTCGGGGTATCTCCGGCAGGTCGTGGCCGCGCGGCGGCAGGCGCCGGCGGACGACACGGTGAGTGATCTGATCCACGCCGAGGTGGACGGCCATTCCCTCACGGAGGAGGAGATCCTCGATTTCCTCGTGATGCTCCTGCTCGCCGGCCTGGAGACCACGACGCACCTGCTCGGGAGCTCAATGCTCTTCCTCGCGACGCATCCGGCGTTATGGGAAAAGCTCCGCGGAGATCCCGCGCTCGCCTCGCCGTTCGTCGAGGAAATGCTCCGGTACGACGGACCTGCCCACGCGCTGCCGCGGATCACCACGGCGGAGGTGACGCTCGCGGGGATGACGATCCCGCCAGGATCACTCGTGCTCGTGCTCCTGGCATCGGCGAACCGGGACGAGCATCATTATGCGGATCCGGATCGCTTCGACCTCGATCGTGCCGCGCAGGGCAGCCTCCCGTTCGGGCACGGGATCCATGCCTGCATCGGCGCGCTCCTCGCGCGAATGGAGGTGCGGACCGCGCTGGAGGTCCTCACGCGGCGGTTTCGGCGGGTGGAGCTCGGCGCGGGCGAGATCCGCTACAACCGGACGATCCTGGTCCGCGGGCCCGTGGCGCTTCCGCTGCGGTTCTCGTGA
- a CDS encoding RNA polymerase sigma factor, with product MPSPNLAPPDVADLLAPLARKRLVEERPPPGEAQARAAELPRTATPSAVEVVYRKHHGLVYRLALRYGKGNVAWAEDITQEVFLDLMKALPALDDHDDLAGWLYRATTNRCFSRMRRDRFRSLAPIRWLFGADQPEPQQPDTLVMAREDLRRAIEAIAALPVKEQVAFSMYWLDGKEQEEIGEILGHSKGYVCKLIQRAVERLKKDGWGVSP from the coding sequence GTGCCGAGCCCGAACCTCGCCCCCCCGGACGTCGCCGACCTCCTCGCGCCCCTCGCGCGAAAGAGGCTCGTCGAGGAGCGTCCGCCCCCGGGCGAGGCCCAAGCGCGCGCCGCGGAGTTGCCCCGGACGGCCACGCCGAGCGCGGTCGAGGTCGTCTACCGCAAGCACCACGGGCTCGTGTACCGGCTCGCGCTCCGCTACGGCAAGGGCAACGTCGCCTGGGCCGAGGACATCACGCAGGAGGTCTTCCTCGACCTGATGAAGGCGCTGCCGGCGCTCGACGACCACGACGACCTCGCGGGCTGGCTGTATCGCGCCACCACGAACCGCTGCTTCAGCCGCATGCGCCGGGATCGATTCCGCTCGCTCGCGCCGATCCGCTGGCTCTTCGGCGCAGACCAGCCCGAGCCGCAGCAGCCCGACACGCTGGTGATGGCCCGCGAGGATTTACGCCGCGCGATCGAGGCGATCGCCGCGCTGCCGGTGAAGGAACAGGTCGCTTTTTCAATGTACTGGCTCGACGGCAAGGAGCAGGAGGAGATCGGCGAGATCCTGGGGCATTCGAAGGGATACGTCTGCAAATTGATCCAGCGCGCCGTCGAGAGGCTGAAGAAGGACGGCTGGGGGGTTTCCCCATGA
- a CDS encoding organic hydroperoxide resistance protein → MKILYTTAGTATNGREGRVKTEDGKFDLQLSLPKSVGGPGGEGTNPEQLFSMGYSACFGGALALVARMQKVQTGPVQIEARVSLGQDESGGFGLAVELIGHIPNLPREQAEALMHAAHQVCPYSKATRGNIEVKLSVA, encoded by the coding sequence ATGAAGATTTTGTACACGACGGCGGGGACGGCGACGAACGGGCGCGAGGGGCGCGTCAAGACGGAGGACGGCAAGTTCGACCTCCAGCTCAGCCTGCCGAAGAGCGTGGGCGGGCCGGGCGGGGAGGGGACGAACCCCGAGCAGCTCTTCTCGATGGGCTACTCGGCCTGCTTCGGCGGCGCGCTCGCCCTCGTCGCCCGCATGCAGAAGGTGCAGACCGGGCCCGTGCAGATCGAGGCCAGGGTCTCGCTCGGCCAGGATGAGAGCGGCGGCTTCGGCCTCGCCGTGGAGCTCATCGGCCACATCCCGAACCTCCCGCGCGAGCAGGCCGAGGCGCTGATGCACGCGGCGCACCAGGTTTGCCCGTACTCCAAGGCCACGCGCGGCAACATCGAAGTCAAGCTCTCCGTCGCCTGA
- a CDS encoding DUF1549 and DUF1553 domain-containing protein translates to MLRRTSAWVALALLSACSGGGAGGLPSPSATPSAPRKDAATAPATTDIPQRVDALLEAEWKAAGVSPAKPATDAQFLRRAWLDLVGTLPPPEVVTSFLADPAPDKRARAVDALLASPHFAERWAAYWEDVLLRDDAKGNLVDRAAFRAWLRARFADNTPWDHVVRELVGATGKSSPGGPARERRMAAQNAAAEAEAEGVNGATNWIVQYRGGVEDLAGATARTFLGVQIQCAQCHDHKTENWTTTDFRRFAAAFARTRVKPVEEKEKGMARAFEVEDGKRGRPGKKATDEAREIATLAPAALDGTALAGEVPRAELAAWITSPTNPWFGKALVNRVWGLFFGHGFVEPVDDLRPSNPPRAKAVLDALAADFVEHGHDLKRLLRTVCATRAYGLAAGPPAAEATFAAFAPRRLPAPVLLDAVLAATRLDPWIEDTLGERADALRAKMRERFRFVFDVDEDGARAEFDGTIPQALLLLNGPLVGYGSTALSGGALADVLVMPGGDAAKIEALYLRTLSRRPTAEEISRWVQFLDEAAAASEEHAAPPNGSGPLGKIGKKRGWVAKTPRDRAYEDLFWTLLDSSEFAFQH, encoded by the coding sequence ATGCTTCGACGGACCTCGGCTTGGGTCGCGCTCGCCTTGCTCTCCGCTTGCTCGGGGGGCGGCGCGGGCGGTCTCCCCTCCCCGTCTGCCACGCCCTCGGCTCCACGGAAAGACGCGGCCACGGCGCCCGCGACGACCGACATCCCCCAGCGCGTCGACGCTCTCCTCGAGGCCGAATGGAAGGCCGCGGGCGTATCTCCGGCCAAACCTGCCACGGACGCCCAGTTTCTCCGCCGCGCGTGGCTCGATCTCGTGGGCACGTTGCCGCCGCCCGAGGTCGTCACGAGTTTCCTCGCCGATCCCGCGCCGGACAAACGCGCGCGGGCCGTCGACGCGCTGCTCGCGAGCCCGCATTTCGCCGAGCGCTGGGCCGCGTACTGGGAAGACGTCCTCCTCCGTGACGACGCGAAGGGAAACCTCGTCGACCGGGCCGCGTTCCGGGCCTGGCTGCGGGCGCGGTTTGCCGACAACACGCCCTGGGATCACGTCGTGCGCGAACTCGTCGGGGCGACCGGGAAAAGCAGCCCCGGCGGCCCCGCCCGCGAGCGCCGCATGGCCGCGCAGAACGCGGCCGCCGAGGCCGAGGCCGAGGGCGTGAACGGCGCGACGAACTGGATTGTGCAGTATCGGGGCGGCGTCGAGGACCTTGCGGGCGCCACCGCGCGCACGTTCCTCGGCGTGCAGATCCAGTGCGCGCAATGCCACGACCACAAGACCGAGAACTGGACGACCACGGACTTCCGCCGTTTCGCCGCGGCCTTCGCGCGGACCCGCGTCAAACCCGTCGAGGAGAAGGAAAAAGGCATGGCCCGCGCCTTCGAGGTCGAGGACGGCAAGCGCGGGCGGCCCGGGAAAAAGGCGACGGACGAGGCGCGCGAGATCGCCACCCTCGCCCCGGCCGCGCTCGACGGGACCGCGCTTGCCGGCGAGGTGCCGCGGGCCGAGCTCGCCGCGTGGATCACCTCCCCGACGAACCCCTGGTTTGGCAAGGCGCTCGTCAATCGTGTATGGGGGCTCTTTTTCGGACATGGATTCGTCGAGCCCGTCGATGATTTGCGCCCCTCGAACCCGCCCCGCGCGAAGGCCGTGCTCGACGCGCTCGCCGCCGATTTCGTGGAGCACGGTCACGATCTCAAGCGGCTCTTGCGGACCGTTTGCGCGACGCGCGCCTACGGGCTCGCGGCAGGACCACCCGCGGCGGAGGCGACGTTTGCGGCGTTTGCCCCGCGTCGTTTGCCGGCGCCGGTGCTGCTCGACGCGGTTCTCGCGGCGACGCGCCTCGATCCGTGGATCGAGGACACGCTCGGCGAGCGGGCCGACGCGCTGCGGGCGAAGATGCGCGAGCGCTTCCGGTTCGTGTTCGACGTCGACGAGGATGGCGCGCGCGCGGAGTTCGACGGGACGATCCCGCAGGCGCTCTTGCTCCTGAATGGCCCGCTCGTCGGCTATGGGTCGACCGCGCTCTCGGGCGGCGCGCTCGCGGACGTGCTCGTGATGCCGGGCGGCGACGCGGCCAAGATCGAGGCGCTTTACCTGCGCACGCTCTCGCGCAGGCCGACGGCCGAGGAGATTTCCCGTTGGGTGCAGTTCCTCGACGAGGCCGCGGCGGCTTCCGAAGAACACGCCGCGCCGCCGAACGGCTCGGGTCCGCTCGGGAAAATCGGCAAAAAACGAGGCTGGGTCGCGAAGACGCCGCGCGACCGGGCCTACGAGGATCTGTTCTGGACGCTGCTCGATTCGAGCGAATTCGCTTTCCAGCACTGA
- a CDS encoding DUF1501 domain-containing protein, which yields METQDKPVTIDRRRLLQAGLGGLGAWLARRWLVAPEARAAEASATPTKPRADACIVLWMNGGPSHVDTFDPKPGTKDAGPFRAIKTRAKGVSICEHLPRVAAEAHRLVILRGMTSREGSHERARQLGHTGHIPNPTVDHPALGAWVSARRGDPKAELPAFVSLGGPSAGGGFFGRAHGPFVVREPGRPPEDMAYGPGVSAARFDRRRAALGMLEDSFEKETQSAAVAERRAVFTQAVRMMRSPAAAAFDVSSEPAAVREAYGDTAFGRGCLAARRLVEAGVPFVEVSLDGWDTHEDNFERTKRLMGVLDPAMSALLRDLAERGKLDRTLVVWMGEFGRTPRLNGRGGRDHHPAAWSAVLAGGGVRGGITLGATDAQGEKVVERPVPVADLFATITSAMGLDPLETVPSPGGRPITLTDGGQVVREILL from the coding sequence ATGGAGACCCAAGACAAACCCGTGACGATCGATCGCCGGCGCCTCCTGCAGGCAGGGCTCGGAGGGCTCGGGGCGTGGCTCGCGCGGCGATGGCTCGTGGCGCCCGAGGCGCGCGCGGCCGAAGCGAGCGCGACCCCCACAAAACCCCGCGCGGATGCCTGTATCGTGCTCTGGATGAACGGCGGGCCGAGCCACGTGGATACGTTCGACCCGAAGCCGGGCACGAAGGACGCCGGGCCGTTCCGCGCCATCAAGACCCGCGCCAAGGGCGTGTCGATCTGCGAGCATCTGCCCCGCGTCGCCGCCGAGGCGCACCGGCTCGTGATCCTGCGCGGCATGACGAGCCGCGAGGGCAGCCACGAGCGCGCCCGGCAGCTCGGCCATACCGGGCACATCCCCAATCCGACCGTTGATCACCCTGCCCTCGGCGCATGGGTGAGCGCGCGACGCGGCGATCCCAAGGCGGAGCTGCCCGCCTTCGTGAGCCTCGGCGGGCCGAGCGCGGGCGGCGGGTTTTTCGGGCGCGCGCATGGTCCGTTCGTGGTGCGCGAGCCGGGGCGACCACCCGAGGACATGGCATACGGGCCGGGCGTCTCGGCCGCGCGGTTCGATCGGCGGCGCGCGGCCCTCGGGATGCTGGAGGACTCGTTCGAAAAAGAGACGCAGAGCGCCGCGGTGGCCGAGCGGCGCGCCGTGTTCACGCAAGCCGTCCGGATGATGCGATCGCCGGCCGCGGCCGCGTTCGACGTGTCGAGCGAGCCCGCGGCCGTGCGCGAGGCCTACGGCGACACGGCGTTCGGGCGCGGCTGCCTCGCGGCGCGGCGGCTCGTCGAGGCGGGCGTGCCGTTCGTCGAGGTCTCGCTCGACGGCTGGGACACGCACGAGGACAACTTCGAGCGCACGAAGCGGCTGATGGGCGTGCTCGATCCCGCCATGAGCGCGCTGCTCCGCGACCTCGCCGAGCGCGGCAAGCTCGATCGCACGCTCGTCGTGTGGATGGGCGAGTTCGGACGGACACCACGCCTCAATGGGCGGGGCGGGCGGGATCACCACCCCGCCGCGTGGAGCGCCGTGCTCGCGGGCGGCGGCGTACGCGGCGGGATCACGCTCGGCGCGACGGACGCGCAAGGTGAAAAGGTGGTCGAGCGGCCGGTGCCCGTGGCCGACCTGTTTGCCACGATCACCTCGGCGATGGGCCTCGATCCGTTGGAGACGGTCCCGTCCCCGGGCGGCCGCCCGATCACCCTCACGGACGGCGGGCAGGTCGTGCGCGAAATCTTGCTTTAG
- a CDS encoding sigma-70 family RNA polymerase sigma factor, protein MADLSAPRKHAAGFDVTQATAQQLEEHRAALTGHCYRMLGSVSEAEDAVQEAMLRAWRSFSQFDGRSSLRTWLYRIATNVCLDALADRSRRIRPMECGPVGTVDDTLSTLPTSSWVEPIPDARALPDDATPAELVSMRQSIRLAFVAALQHLPPKQRAILLLTEVLGWAAAEVAESLGTSVAAVNSALQRARATLQARDLSEPPAPLADVQTTMLDRYVDAFERYDMDAFAALLHEDATLSMPPYSLWLKGHASILAWLIGRGAGCRGSRLVPTAACGSPAFGQYRPPHAPGEPYKAWALIVLEVSGDRITAMNSFLDTAALFPRFGLPLELAP, encoded by the coding sequence ATGGCTGACCTCTCGGCACCGAGGAAGCACGCCGCCGGCTTCGACGTCACCCAGGCGACGGCGCAACAGCTCGAGGAACATCGCGCCGCGCTCACCGGGCATTGCTACCGCATGCTCGGGTCGGTCTCGGAGGCCGAGGACGCGGTGCAAGAGGCGATGCTGCGCGCCTGGCGGAGTTTTTCCCAGTTCGACGGCCGTTCGTCGCTGCGCACCTGGCTCTATCGCATCGCCACGAACGTCTGCCTCGACGCGCTCGCCGATCGCTCGCGCCGCATCCGCCCGATGGAGTGTGGCCCCGTCGGCACGGTCGACGACACCCTCAGCACCCTGCCCACGTCGAGCTGGGTCGAGCCCATCCCCGACGCGCGGGCCCTGCCCGACGACGCGACGCCGGCCGAGCTCGTCTCGATGCGCCAGAGCATCCGCCTCGCGTTCGTGGCCGCGCTCCAGCACCTCCCGCCGAAGCAACGCGCGATCCTGCTCCTGACCGAGGTCCTCGGCTGGGCGGCCGCGGAGGTCGCCGAGAGCCTCGGCACCTCGGTCGCCGCGGTGAACAGCGCCCTGCAGCGCGCCCGCGCCACGCTCCAGGCCCGCGACCTCAGCGAGCCCCCTGCCCCGCTCGCCGACGTGCAGACGACGATGCTCGACCGCTACGTCGACGCGTTCGAGCGGTACGACATGGACGCCTTCGCCGCGCTCCTGCACGAGGACGCGACGCTCTCGATGCCGCCGTACTCGCTCTGGCTGAAGGGGCATGCCTCCATCCTGGCCTGGCTCATCGGCCGCGGCGCAGGGTGTCGTGGCTCGCGGCTCGTGCCGACGGCGGCGTGTGGCTCGCCTGCGTTCGGGCAGTACCGTCCCCCGCACGCGCCGGGCGAGCCCTACAAAGCGTGGGCGCTCATCGTGCTGGAGGTCTCGGGCGACCGGATCACCGCGATGAACTCCTTCCTCGACACGGCGGCGCTTTTCCCGCGGTTTGGCCTGCCGCTGGAGCTCGCGCCGTAG
- a CDS encoding RtcB family protein → MRRQDSALARIESRFGVPITLIARPDVSVEAEGIAELLEFVSIQDTLLSLWEEERKGRITPFWGDGPGSLAAVVLTPDFHKGSGIPVGTVADARGFVVPRAVGNDVCCGMRLVVTDVTQDELLPHMAALKKRLRAIFFQGQRNIPMSPRQREALLRDGLWGLTETVADNQGTGIWRYYDPAREMRDLERVHFNGALPTDDTFAFASFIRASGKTDGRDIQIGSVGGGNHFVELQRVDEVVDGHAAHAFGLARGAVTIMAHSGSVGLGHVVGGHFMARAHELYPKGLPHPAHGFYVMPTWGPLAAEAAAYLSAMRNAANFAFGNRLFLVLMAARAMSEVLGRTVETRLVYDAPHNLIWEPEGKAGRFLHRKGATPAPGPDPFDSPFQYTGHPVIIPGSMGDASWVLAGLGNEALLASACHGAGRSLTRGQASHVSDAVYRASTGKLEVVTPIDPDAPSLRGRRDILEKYHRRMKEEAPYAYKAITPVVRSVEEASVARRVVRLAPIATVKG, encoded by the coding sequence GTGCGCCGGCAAGACAGCGCGCTCGCCCGCATCGAAAGTCGTTTTGGTGTTCCGATCACGCTCATCGCGCGGCCCGATGTCTCCGTCGAGGCAGAGGGCATCGCGGAGCTCCTCGAATTCGTTTCGATCCAGGACACGCTCCTCTCCCTCTGGGAAGAAGAGCGCAAAGGCCGCATCACGCCCTTCTGGGGGGATGGGCCAGGCAGCCTCGCGGCTGTCGTGCTCACGCCCGATTTCCACAAAGGATCCGGCATCCCCGTGGGCACCGTGGCCGACGCGCGGGGGTTCGTCGTCCCGCGCGCCGTGGGCAATGACGTCTGCTGCGGCATGCGGCTCGTGGTCACCGACGTGACCCAGGACGAGCTCTTGCCGCACATGGCCGCCTTGAAGAAGCGCCTGCGGGCGATCTTTTTTCAGGGCCAGCGCAACATCCCCATGTCTCCCCGCCAGCGCGAGGCGCTCCTCCGGGACGGGTTATGGGGGCTCACCGAGACCGTGGCCGACAACCAGGGCACGGGGATCTGGCGGTATTACGACCCCGCCCGGGAGATGCGTGATCTCGAGCGGGTCCATTTCAACGGCGCCCTGCCCACCGACGACACGTTCGCGTTCGCGAGCTTCATCCGCGCCTCGGGCAAGACCGACGGCCGGGACATCCAGATCGGCTCCGTCGGCGGCGGCAACCATTTCGTCGAACTGCAGCGCGTCGACGAGGTCGTCGACGGCCACGCGGCGCACGCGTTCGGCCTCGCACGCGGGGCCGTGACGATCATGGCGCATTCGGGCTCCGTCGGGCTCGGGCACGTGGTGGGCGGCCATTTCATGGCCCGCGCCCACGAGCTCTACCCGAAAGGCCTGCCCCACCCGGCGCACGGCTTTTACGTGATGCCGACGTGGGGGCCGCTCGCCGCGGAGGCGGCCGCGTACCTGTCCGCCATGCGCAACGCGGCGAACTTCGCCTTTGGAAACCGCCTCTTCCTCGTGCTGATGGCGGCACGCGCGATGAGCGAGGTCCTCGGGCGAACGGTGGAGACGCGGCTCGTCTACGATGCGCCGCACAACCTCATCTGGGAGCCGGAGGGCAAGGCAGGGCGCTTCCTCCATCGCAAAGGCGCGACGCCCGCGCCGGGGCCCGATCCGTTCGACAGCCCCTTCCAGTACACCGGGCATCCGGTGATCATCCCGGGCTCGATGGGCGACGCGAGCTGGGTGCTCGCGGGGCTCGGGAACGAGGCGCTGCTCGCGAGCGCCTGCCACGGCGCGGGCCGCAGCCTGACGCGCGGGCAGGCGAGCCACGTGAGCGACGCGGTGTACCGGGCCTCGACGGGCAAGCTCGAGGTGGTGACCCCGATCGATCCGGATGCGCCGTCCTTGCGCGGGCGGCGTGACATCCTGGAGAAGTACCACCGCCGGATGAAGGAGGAGGCGCCGTATGCGTACAAGGCCATCACGCCGGTCGTGCGATCCGTCGAGGAGGCCTCCGTGGCGCGGCGTGTCGTGCGTCTCGCGCCGATTGCGACGGTGAAAGGATGA